The following nucleotide sequence is from Vicinamibacteria bacterium.
AAGGAGAGCCCTGATGCAAAACGCTGAAACGTTGCACGTTACGACGCCCACCGACCGAGAAGTCGTCATGACCCGTATCTTCGATGCGCCACGCACGCTCGTCTTCGAGGCCTGGACCCGATGCGAGCACGTGAAGCGCTGGATGATCGGCCCGGAGGGCTGGACGATGCCCATCTGCGAGATCGATTTGCGCCCCGGTGGTGCCAACCGATTCGTCTGGCGCCGTTCCAATGGAACCGA
It contains:
- a CDS encoding SRPBCC domain-containing protein; the encoded protein is MQNAETLHVTTPTDREVVMTRIFDAPRTLVFEAWTRCEHVKRWMIGPEGWTMPICEIDLRPGGANRFVWRRSNGTEMEIRGVYREIRPPERLVFTEWWGGDWPETIDTLVLTEKNGQTTTTLT